The nucleotide window GGGCCGCTGCGCGAACCGGTGCAGACCTGCGTGGAGCTGGCGAACGGGAGCGGAAAGCCGATCGTCTCCGCCGATGTCCCGACGCCCGGCATCAACGCCTCCCGCGTTATCGCGTTCCACCGCCCGAAGGTGGAAGGATCCGAGGTGGTGGATATCGGCATCCCCCTCGAGGCGGAATGCTTCGCGGGCCCGGGGGATCTCGCCCTCGTCCTCCCCCGCCCTGCCCATGCCCACAAGGGGGCGGGGGGAAAGGTCGTCGTGATCGGGGGAGGCCCCTACCAGGGGGCGCCCGTCCTGACCGGTCTAGCCGCCATGCGGTCGGGCGCCGACATCGTTCGCATCGTCTCCACCGTGCATCCCCCCTCCCCCGACCTCATCCACGTGCCGCTTCCGGGAGACCACCTGATGGAGGAGCACATCGAACCGATCCTGCAGTGGGTGAAGTGGGCGGACTCCGCGGTGATCGGGCCGGGGCTTGGCGATAAGAGCCATGCCGTTGTTCAGCAGATTGCACCGTACTGCAGGAAGGCGGTCTATGATGCGGATGCGCTCCGCCTTCCCCTTCCCTCCTCCCCCATCGCCGTGTATACCCCGCATGCGGGGGAGTTTGCGCGCATAACGGGTGTGATGCCCCCGCAGGATCTCCGCTCGCGTGCCCGCACCGTGCTGAACTCCGCTCTCCCGGGCGTGGTTCTGCTCAAGGGGGCGGTAGATGTCATCGCGGACAGCACACGGGTGCGCTTCAATCGCACGGGGACGGCGGCCATGGTGGTCGCCGGAACCGGCGACGTCCTGGCTGGCGTCACGGCGGCGCTCCTCTGCCGCCTGCCCCCCTTCGAAGCGGCATGCATCGCAGCCTACGTGAACGGGCTGGCCGGAATGGCGGCATCGGCATCCCGGGGAGACGGAATGCTCGCAAGCGACATGCTGGAGCACATACCGGAGCAACTGTTCAGGAGTGTGATCCCCGATGGTTGAGTTCAGTCATATACAGAGCGATCGTGCGCAGATGGTGGACATCACGGACAAGAGAGAGGTTGCCCGCGAAGCGGTGGCGCGGGGGAGGATTCGCCTCCGCCCCGAGACGATCGCTGCAATACGCGAGGGGAGCGTGGTGAAGGGAAACGTCCTTGCCACGGCCCGCGTGGCAGCGGTGCTGGCCGTGAAGGATACGGCCCGGCTCATCCCCTTCTGCCACCCGATCCCCGTCGGGGGGATCGGCATCGAGTTCGAGATTGGAGACGAGCACGTCGAGGCGACCGTCACGGTCTCATCCCACGGAAAGACCGGTGTCGAGATGGAGGCGCTCACGGGTGTCAGTGTCGCGCTCCTGACCGTCTGGGACATGGTGAAGTCCGCCGAGAAAGATGCCTCCGGCCAGTATCCCGTGACGAGGATCGACGGCATCCATGTGGTGGAGAAGAGGAAGGGGCAGTGAGAGCGTCAGGGCTGTTCTCCCCCGATCGTCCGGCGCATGGATCGGGCATCGTTCGCGGATGGTCCCCGACAACGCATTCCGGCGCGTAAGAGATCGTGAACACGCATCCTTCTTTCAAGACGGGAGAAGCGAGCAGCCCGCTTCGGAACAGCGTGCTCTTCGGGAATGCTCATGCATCTGCAGCGAAAGGATCGGACCGTTTTCGGATCGTCGGCAGGGCAGCGGCAGGGTCGCATGCACCTTTCGGAGAAAAAAGGCCCCGTACGAAGTTCCAGGAGCCTGTTCCTTCCCCGTGTCAGCATGCGGAGCCCGATGCGGGAAGGTCTTCAGATTCCTCAATGACGGCAGGATTGGGGCGACAATGTGCAGGGGAGATCCGGGTTAACAACGCCGGGCTCAGCTTCATTCTCCTCCCTTCCCGGGCATCGCATCCGGCAGGGTCAGGGGCATCTGGATAGTGGGAATGCGATCCCGTCACCCGGCGACATCTCCCGGCTCCGAAACAGGACCTGGCGGGGCTCTCGGGAGCATCGCGGCTGGCGGCGATCAGCGAAGCGGACCGTGGGCGTCAGATGCTGCAACCACCACCCTCTCGCGAAGCGGGGAGGGTCTATTCGCGCCGAGGATGCTATCGCCAGAGTCGGGAGGTGGACAGGGGCCGTACTCCCCGCCCTCGCGCTTCAATCTCCTGTCCCGTCGTGCGATAGGGCGAAGCTCGGATAGACATCCATACCGTGTTTTCTGCATGACTGCCCGATCTTTCTGTTGTTCAGAGGATCGGCCGTGAGGAGCGGGAGTGTGGCTGCCCTCCCCCGGGAGGGGTTCGGCCCTGTCCTGCACGGGGAGAGCTGCGCCGCCCCTTGCGGTCATCCTCGCGATCCGGCGGAACCGGATTGCGGGAGGGACCGTTGTTCCGCGGAATATCCGCCTGCAGGGACGTGAGCGCTATGTTTTAATAACTCGCCCGCATACATATAAAGAACTACGGGATGCGTCCCGGAAAGGAATGTGGCTGGGATCAGCCGAACCTGAAGGTGATACCATTGGCGAAATCGATGTATGCCTACGTACGTGAGGCATGGAAACGGCCGGAGCGGAGTGCGGTGAACGAACTCCTCTGGAGCCGTATGCAGGAATGGCGTCGGGAAGGCTCCGTTGTGCGCATCGCGCGCCCGACACGGATCGACCGTGCGCGGGAGCTCGGCTACAAGGCAAAGCAGGGGATTGCCGTCGCCCGAGTGCGGGTACGCAGGGGCGGGCGGCGGAGATCGCGGTATGTTCGGGGTCGCCGCACAGCCCACATGGGAATGCGGCGAATGACTGCTGCAAAGAGCATCCAGAGAATCGCCGAAGAGCGGGCATCGAGGAAGTTTCCCAACATGGAGGTGCTGAACTCTTACTGGGTGGGACAGGACGGGAAGCAGAAGTGGTACGAGGTGATCCTGGTGGATCCGCATCATCCTGCCATCGCCAGCGATTCGCAGCTTGCCTGGATCGCATCTCCCGTCCACCGCGGGCGTGCGGAACGCGGGAAGACCAGTGCGGGGCTGAAGGGGCGGGGCATGCGCCGCCGCGGTGTGGGTACCGAGAAGACCCGCCCGAGCATCCGTTCCCACGGGAACATCGGCAAATAAAAACCCTCTTTTCTGGCGGGCATCGATGGACCTGACAGACGCCTGCATCTACCCTTACCCTCTCGGGGACTCTTCGGTGTGGAGGATGGCTCTCGAAGCCGGCGAACTTGGATTCGACAGCATCGTAGCCCTCGACAGCGCCTGTCCGTACGAGGGGGGCGTCCGGGTGCTGCGGGGCGCCCTGATTCAGGAGAAGACGGTGAAAGCGGCGATCGGGCAGGTGAGGCGGGTCGGGTCCGGGGCAGAGGTGGTTCTGGTAGAAGGCGGGGATCTCTCCTTCAACCGTGGGGTCCTGTCGATTCGGGGTATCCATATCCTGCGCCAGATCCATCGCACTCCCAGGAACGCCTTTGACCACATCGCCGCACGGATGGCGGCCGAACGGTCGGTGGCAATCGACATCGATCTCCAGCCCCTGGTGCAGGGCCGGGGATCGGTGCGGCAGAGAGCCCTGCAGCGGTATGCGGACATCCTCCGCCTGCAGCGGCACTTCCGGTTCCCGCTGACAGTCTCCAGCAGCGCCCGCTCCATTCTCGATCTCCGCTCACCGCGGGAGTGTGCTGCCCTCTGCTCCCTCTTCGGTATGCAGGAGAGCGAGGTGCGTGCTGCCCTCTCCACGGTGGGACGGCTGCTCTCCCCCCGGGGAGCGGTGCGGGTGGTGGCATGAAACCTCTCCCCCCGACCCTGAGAGAGAAGCGGCGGTACATTCTTGCCAGAATCGTTCCGCGGTGGCGCATACCGGAGGACGCCCGGCTGCTGCACCTGGCCGTGATGGAGGCGGCCACATCCCTCTGGGGGGATGCAGAGGCGGCGCAGATCCAGCCTGCGGTGGTGCTCCTGCAGGGTGACTGCGCCATCGTCCGCTGCCGGAGGGGGACGGAGCGGCAGCTCGCGGTCGCGATGGCGACCATTTGCCGGATCGGGGAGGATGCGGTCGCCGTCCGCACGATCGCCACCTCTGGAACGATCCGCACCCTCAAAGAGCGGATACGAGAGCCGCCCCCTCCCGAGCAGGGGAGAGATGTGGCACTCGCCGAAAAGAACTATGCTACCTACCGTCACGGGCGGCACAAGGTTGATTTAGTTGCGAAAAGTAATAAAAGTCAGAAGTTACTATTCTTCACCCAGAAAGAGATCGAGGAGATTTAATGCAACCGCAATACCAGATGGGATATGATAGGGCGATTACTGTATTCAGCCCCGATGGGCGTCTTTACCAGGTGGAGTATGCGCGGGAGGCCGTTAAGCGGGGTACCACCGCGGTCGGGCTGAAGTGCAGGGGAGCGGTCGCCCTGATCGTCGACAAGAGGGTCTCGACAAAGCTGCTGGAGCCGGCGTCCATCGAGAAGATCTTCAAGATCGACGAACATATCGGTGTGGCCTCCTCCGGGCTTGTGGGAGATGCGCGCTCGCTCGTCGATCGCGCGCGGATCGAGGCCCAGATCAACCGCGTCACCTACGACGAGCCGATCGACGTGGAGACGCTCAGCAAGAAACTCTGCGATCACATGCAGCTCTATACCCAGTTCGGAGGTGCACGCCCGTACGGGACGGCCCTGCTCATCATCGGTGTCAGCCACGGGGAGGCGAAGCTCTTCGAGACCGATCCGAGCGGCACCCTGCTGGAGTACAAGGCGACGGCGATCGGGATCGGTCGACCGGCGGTGATGAAAGTCTTCGAGGAGGAGTATAGGGAGGACATCTCGATGGAGGATGCGGTGCTGCTGGGCCTGAAGGCCCTCAATACCGCAACGGAGGGCAAGTTCGATGTGAGCACGGTCGAGATCGGTCTCATCGAGGTGGATAACCCGCTTTTCCGCCGAATGACCAAGGAAGAGGTCGCGAGGTACGTCGAGAAGATTGGGGAGTGAATCGGGAAAGCCATGATTCCTCTTGAAAGGGCGGTTGTGGCCCGTCTCGAGAGCCATGGAGAGCGTTTTGAAATTCTCGTGGATCCCGAACGGGCAGCACTGGTGCGGCAGGGCAGGGACGTGAACATCGAGGATGTGGTCGCAGCCCTCCACGTCTTCGAGCACGCCTCCCGCGGGACGAAGGCGTCGGAGGAGTCCCTGATGAAGGTATTCCACACGACCGATTTCGACACGGTTGCGCGGCGCATCCTTCAGAAGGGTGAGATTCACCTGACCGCGGAGCAGCGCCGCCAGATGATGGCTGCAAAGAAGCTACAGGTCGTCAACTTCATCGCACGCAACGCGGTGAACCCGCAGACCGGTCTGCCGCACCCGCCGCAGCGGATCGAGATGGCGATGGAGGAGGCGCGCGTCAACATCGATCCCTTCAGGCACCTGGACGAACTCGTAAAGGAGACCGTGAAAGCGATCCGCCCCCTTCTGCCCATCCGCTTCGAGGAGATGCGGATTGCGGTCAGGGTGCCGGCGGAGTACGCAGCGAAGGGGTATGGCGAACTGCAGTCCGCAGCCACCATCGAACGGGATGAGTGGCAGAAGGACGGTTCATGGATCGCGATCGTACGCATCCCGGGCGGCATCCAGAGGGATTTCTACGATCTGGTCAACCGCATCACCCGGGGCGAAGGCGAGGTCAAAATTCTCGAGCACACCACCTGAACAACTATATTAAGAGAAAGAGCCAATATATCAGGACAGAAGGAGTCACAGGAACATGGCCAAAAAGGCGCAGAAAGCCAAAGGCAGAATATCGGGAAGTGCAGGCCGATTCGGGCCAAGATATGGCAGATTTATACGAAAGAGGGTTGCAGAGGTCGAGAGTGTGCAGAAAGCGGTCCATCGCTGCCCCAACTGCGATCAGACGGCCGTGCGCCGTGCGGGGACCGGCATCTGGCTTTGCAGGAAATGCGGATACAAATTTGCCGGTGGCGCCTATGTGCCCCAGACGCCGACACTGCGTATCGCCCTCCGCACGATAGAGAGATCGATGTCCAGAGAGGAGTAGACCGTGGCAGGAGCCTACAAGTGCGCGCGGTGTAAGTACAAGGTGGAGATCGACATCAACGTGCGGTGCCCTTACTGTGGTCACCGCATTCTCTACAAGGAGAGGGGAGCCGGTATCAAGGCCATCAAGGCCCGATGACCCTTGTAACCAGCTCCCGGAAGCCGGTTCCGGAAGTGCGTGCCCTCTGCCGGGACATCGCGTTCGCCCTCGAGGGGCAGTGTCTCACCCGCGGAAAGCGGGATCTCGACGGATTAAAAGCGACGGATCCCACCATCGTGATCGTCTGCAGGCAGCCGAAGGGATACCGCCTCCAGGTGATTCACGGCGGGGAAGTGGTTGCCGATTACCCCATCCCATCCTTCTCTGTCCGACCCCGTTCCTCGCGGAGGGCCCGAAGGGGCCTCTCGGTCTCCAACCGATCCGTTTTCGAGGAGCTCTCGCCGTATCTCAGCGTGGAGTATACGGGCGCGGAGACCTGCACCCTGGAGTTTGACGGCACGCAGGCGCGGCACTACGTTCTGGAGGTGCTGGGATGAAGCGGCATACGGCCTGTTTCCGATTCGAAACCCCCCATGCCGGGAGGCTGTATCGCGTAGTTCTCCCGGAGTCTGGGGGCGGTGAGGGGAGCGGCCGCTCCTCGGCGGCGGTCGCGCTCGAAGGCGGCGCTCTCGTGCTCCGTGTTGAGGCTTCGGACATCTCTGCCCTGCGGGCAGCACTGAACATGTGGCTCCGCCTGATCAGCGTCGCCGAAGAGATGCAGGAGGCGGCG belongs to Methanomicrobiales archaeon and includes:
- a CDS encoding NAD(P)H-hydrate dehydratase, with the protein product MENLKELREFEERGLISAERMRVVDRNAISLGLSSLQMMETAGRALAERIREQNPARILVLCGKGNNGGDGMAAARHLQRSADVHVLYHASGVPSETVQTQLRLLARSGVTCIPVQCREEVLAQKHLFSAADLILDALLGIGVRGPLREPVQTCVELANGSGKPIVSADVPTPGINASRVIAFHRPKVEGSEVVDIGIPLEAECFAGPGDLALVLPRPAHAHKGAGGKVVVIGGGPYQGAPVLTGLAAMRSGADIVRIVSTVHPPSPDLIHVPLPGDHLMEEHIEPILQWVKWADSAVIGPGLGDKSHAVVQQIAPYCRKAVYDADALRLPLPSSPIAVYTPHAGEFARITGVMPPQDLRSRARTVLNSALPGVVLLKGAVDVIADSTRVRFNRTGTAAMVVAGTGDVLAGVTAALLCRLPPFEAACIAAYVNGLAGMAASASRGDGMLASDMLEHIPEQLFRSVIPDG
- the moaC gene encoding cyclic pyranopterin monophosphate synthase MoaC, coding for MVEFSHIQSDRAQMVDITDKREVAREAVARGRIRLRPETIAAIREGSVVKGNVLATARVAAVLAVKDTARLIPFCHPIPVGGIGIEFEIGDEHVEATVTVSSHGKTGVEMEALTGVSVALLTVWDMVKSAEKDASGQYPVTRIDGIHVVEKRKGQ
- a CDS encoding 50S ribosomal protein L15e, which translates into the protein MAKSMYAYVREAWKRPERSAVNELLWSRMQEWRREGSVVRIARPTRIDRARELGYKAKQGIAVARVRVRRGGRRRSRYVRGRRTAHMGMRRMTAAKSIQRIAEERASRKFPNMEVLNSYWVGQDGKQKWYEVILVDPHHPAIASDSQLAWIASPVHRGRAERGKTSAGLKGRGMRRRGVGTEKTRPSIRSHGNIGK
- a CDS encoding RNase P subunit p30 family protein, yielding MDLTDACIYPYPLGDSSVWRMALEAGELGFDSIVALDSACPYEGGVRVLRGALIQEKTVKAAIGQVRRVGSGAEVVLVEGGDLSFNRGVLSIRGIHILRQIHRTPRNAFDHIAARMAAERSVAIDIDLQPLVQGRGSVRQRALQRYADILRLQRHFRFPLTVSSSARSILDLRSPRECAALCSLFGMQESEVRAALSTVGRLLSPRGAVRVVA
- a CDS encoding Rpp14/Pop5 family protein encodes the protein MKPLPPTLREKRRYILARIVPRWRIPEDARLLHLAVMEAATSLWGDAEAAQIQPAVVLLQGDCAIVRCRRGTERQLAVAMATICRIGEDAVAVRTIATSGTIRTLKERIREPPPPEQGRDVALAEKNYATYRHGRHKVDLVAKSNKSQKLLFFTQKEIEEI
- the psmA gene encoding archaeal proteasome endopeptidase complex subunit alpha, producing MQPQYQMGYDRAITVFSPDGRLYQVEYAREAVKRGTTAVGLKCRGAVALIVDKRVSTKLLEPASIEKIFKIDEHIGVASSGLVGDARSLVDRARIEAQINRVTYDEPIDVETLSKKLCDHMQLYTQFGGARPYGTALLIIGVSHGEAKLFETDPSGTLLEYKATAIGIGRPAVMKVFEEEYREDISMEDAVLLGLKALNTATEGKFDVSTVEIGLIEVDNPLFRRMTKEEVARYVEKIGE
- a CDS encoding ribosome assembly factor SBDS, with protein sequence MIPLERAVVARLESHGERFEILVDPERAALVRQGRDVNIEDVVAALHVFEHASRGTKASEESLMKVFHTTDFDTVARRILQKGEIHLTAEQRRQMMAAKKLQVVNFIARNAVNPQTGLPHPPQRIEMAMEEARVNIDPFRHLDELVKETVKAIRPLLPIRFEEMRIAVRVPAEYAAKGYGELQSAATIERDEWQKDGSWIAIVRIPGGIQRDFYDLVNRITRGEGEVKILEHTT
- a CDS encoding 50S ribosomal protein L37ae, which translates into the protein MAKKAQKAKGRISGSAGRFGPRYGRFIRKRVAEVESVQKAVHRCPNCDQTAVRRAGTGIWLCRKCGYKFAGGAYVPQTPTLRIALRTIERSMSREE
- a CDS encoding DNA-directed RNA polymerase subunit P — its product is MAGAYKCARCKYKVEIDINVRCPYCGHRILYKERGAGIKAIKAR
- a CDS encoding KEOPS complex subunit Pcc1 → MKRHTACFRFETPHAGRLYRVVLPESGGGEGSGRSSAAVALEGGALVLRVEASDISALRAALNMWLRLISVAEEMQEAARECLPPG